The following coding sequences lie in one Methanopyrus sp. SNP6 genomic window:
- the trpD gene encoding anthranilate phosphoribosyltransferase, whose translation MSVLEKIIRGSDLDREEARDLMCQIVGGELSDVEIAGILVALRCKGYTPEELAGFVDGMMEHAMKVDPDVERLVDTAGTGGDELDTFNASTLAGLTAAAAGVPVAKHGNRSVTSECGSADILEALGVNIEAGPDTVKRCIEEAGFGFMFAPKFHPAMKNVMPIRRRLGIRTVFNVLGPLTNPARERITGQVIGVYSENLLDLVAGALAELGVRRGLVVYGLDGVDELSVTCENEVVYVDDGEVTDRDTVAPEDVGLDRVDPVDVVGADPETSAEEARKILGGELSVDHPKVQMTAFNAGAALYVGEAVGSLEDGVQRALDVLEEGRALEVLEKVVDLSS comes from the coding sequence GAGAAGATCATCCGCGGGTCGGATTTGGATCGGGAAGAAGCCCGCGATCTGATGTGCCAAATCGTCGGCGGTGAGCTTTCCGACGTCGAAATAGCCGGCATCTTGGTGGCACTGCGCTGTAAGGGGTACACTCCGGAGGAACTCGCCGGTTTCGTCGACGGGATGATGGAGCATGCGATGAAGGTGGATCCGGACGTCGAGAGACTCGTGGATACTGCCGGCACCGGTGGGGACGAATTGGATACCTTCAACGCCAGTACGCTGGCGGGGCTCACCGCGGCTGCGGCCGGTGTACCCGTCGCGAAGCACGGGAACCGCAGCGTCACCAGCGAGTGCGGCAGTGCCGACATTCTGGAGGCCCTCGGTGTGAACATCGAGGCGGGCCCAGATACGGTCAAGCGTTGCATCGAAGAAGCCGGATTCGGGTTCATGTTCGCTCCGAAGTTTCATCCCGCTATGAAAAACGTCATGCCGATACGCCGTAGGCTGGGGATCAGGACGGTCTTCAACGTCCTTGGTCCGCTCACCAACCCCGCCCGGGAACGCATTACCGGGCAGGTTATCGGTGTGTACTCAGAAAACCTGCTGGACCTCGTGGCCGGTGCCCTTGCGGAACTCGGGGTTCGAAGGGGACTCGTGGTCTACGGTTTAGACGGCGTCGACGAGCTGAGCGTCACCTGCGAGAACGAGGTAGTGTACGTGGACGACGGGGAGGTAACGGATAGGGATACGGTAGCTCCCGAGGACGTCGGACTGGACCGAGTCGATCCTGTGGATGTCGTGGGTGCGGATCCTGAGACCTCGGCCGAAGAGGCCCGGAAGATCCTGGGTGGCGAGTTATCCGTCGACCACCCGAAGGTTCAGATGACGGCGTTCAACGCGGGTGCGGCTCTATACGTCGGGGAAGCAGTCGGTTCGTTGGAAGATGGAGTTCAGCGCGCACTGGACGTCCTAGAGGAGGGGAGGGCCCTAGAAGTCCTGGAGAAGGTAGTCGACCTCTCTTCCTGA
- a CDS encoding elongation factor EF-2 — protein sequence MGRKEKMAEKCRELMTEPERIRNIGIIAHIDHGKTTLSDQLLAGAGMISEDLAGDQLVLDFDEMEQERGITIDAANVSMVHEYEGEEYLINLIDTPGHVDFSGDVTRAMRAVDGAIVVVCAVEGVMPQTETVLRQALRERVKPVLYINKVDRLINELKLSPEDMQNRFLEIISEVNKMIEQMAPEEFKDEWKVSVEDGSVAFGSAYYGWGISFPFMEKTGITFKDIIEYCQQDKQKELAQEAPVYQVVLDMVVKHLPDPITAQKYRIEQIWPGDPESEDGEMLRKCDPNGKLAMVVTDVRIDEHAGEVATGRVYSGTIREGQKVYLASSKKETRVQQVGIYMGPDRIRTDEVPAGNIAAVTGLRDVWAGETMTDPEDPIEPFEELQHFAEPVVTVAVEAKNTQDLPKLIEILHQIAKEDPTVKVEINEETGQHLVSGMGELHLEIIAHRIKERGVDIKVSEPIVVYREGVFGVCDDEVEGKSPNKHNKFYVTVEPVEKEIVEAIEEGKFNPEDMSKKELEETLMEYGMDRDDAKAVEAVKGTNFFLDKTVGLQYLNEVMELLIEGFEEAMEEGPLAKEPCRGVKVSLVDAEIHEDPVHRGPAQVIPAIKRAIYGGMLLADTHLLEPMQYIYVTVPQDYMGSVTKEIQGRRGTIEEIQQEGDTVIVKGKAPVAEMFGFANDIRSATEGRAIWTTEHAGYERVPEELEEQIIREIRERKGMKPEPPKPEDYIEDYGG from the coding sequence TTGGGACGTAAGGAGAAGATGGCCGAGAAGTGCCGTGAGCTAATGACCGAGCCGGAGAGGATCCGCAACATCGGCATCATCGCCCATATCGACCACGGAAAAACCACGCTCTCCGATCAGTTGTTAGCCGGTGCCGGAATGATCTCGGAGGATCTGGCCGGAGATCAACTCGTGCTGGACTTCGACGAGATGGAGCAGGAGCGAGGTATCACGATCGACGCCGCGAACGTCAGCATGGTGCACGAGTACGAGGGAGAGGAATACCTGATCAACCTCATCGATACCCCAGGTCACGTGGACTTCTCAGGTGACGTAACCCGGGCCATGCGAGCTGTGGACGGCGCGATTGTGGTCGTATGCGCGGTCGAAGGTGTGATGCCACAAACGGAAACCGTGCTCCGGCAGGCTCTCCGAGAGCGTGTGAAGCCAGTATTGTATATTAACAAGGTGGACAGGTTGATCAACGAGCTGAAGTTGAGCCCTGAAGATATGCAGAACCGGTTCCTGGAGATCATATCCGAAGTTAACAAGATGATCGAGCAGATGGCGCCCGAGGAGTTCAAGGACGAGTGGAAGGTGAGTGTCGAGGACGGTTCCGTGGCGTTCGGAAGCGCGTACTATGGTTGGGGTATCAGCTTCCCGTTCATGGAGAAGACCGGAATCACGTTCAAGGACATCATCGAGTATTGTCAGCAGGACAAACAGAAGGAGCTAGCTCAGGAGGCTCCCGTGTACCAAGTAGTGCTGGATATGGTAGTAAAGCACCTTCCGGACCCGATTACGGCGCAGAAATACCGTATCGAGCAGATCTGGCCGGGCGATCCGGAGAGCGAAGACGGTGAGATGCTGAGGAAGTGCGACCCGAACGGAAAGTTGGCAATGGTTGTGACGGACGTCCGGATCGACGAGCACGCGGGCGAGGTGGCGACGGGCCGGGTGTACTCCGGCACGATTCGCGAGGGTCAGAAGGTGTACTTGGCGAGCTCCAAGAAGGAGACCCGGGTGCAGCAGGTGGGTATCTACATGGGACCGGATCGTATCCGCACGGACGAGGTACCTGCGGGTAACATAGCGGCAGTGACCGGCCTGCGCGACGTGTGGGCCGGTGAGACCATGACCGACCCGGAGGACCCGATCGAGCCGTTCGAGGAGTTGCAGCACTTCGCCGAGCCCGTGGTCACCGTGGCCGTCGAGGCTAAGAACACGCAGGATCTACCCAAGCTGATCGAGATCCTGCACCAGATCGCGAAGGAGGATCCGACAGTCAAGGTCGAGATCAACGAGGAAACCGGACAGCACCTGGTCTCCGGTATGGGTGAGCTTCACCTGGAGATTATCGCCCACAGGATCAAGGAGCGCGGTGTGGACATCAAAGTCTCGGAGCCGATCGTGGTGTACCGGGAAGGCGTGTTCGGCGTCTGTGACGACGAGGTCGAGGGCAAGTCCCCGAACAAGCACAACAAGTTCTACGTGACCGTGGAGCCCGTAGAGAAGGAGATCGTGGAGGCTATCGAAGAGGGCAAGTTCAACCCGGAGGATATGAGCAAGAAAGAGCTCGAGGAGACTCTGATGGAGTACGGCATGGACCGTGACGACGCGAAGGCCGTCGAAGCCGTCAAGGGTACGAACTTCTTCCTGGACAAGACCGTTGGTCTGCAGTACCTGAACGAGGTGATGGAGCTACTGATCGAAGGCTTCGAGGAGGCCATGGAGGAGGGTCCGCTGGCGAAGGAGCCGTGCCGAGGAGTGAAGGTTAGCCTCGTAGACGCCGAGATCCACGAGGATCCCGTACATCGAGGTCCGGCTCAGGTGATCCCGGCTATTAAGCGTGCGATCTACGGCGGTATGCTGCTGGCAGACACGCACCTGCTAGAGCCTATGCAGTACATTTACGTGACCGTACCGCAGGACTACATGGGATCCGTAACCAAAGAGATACAGGGGCGTAGAGGCACCATCGAGGAGATACAGCAGGAGGGAGACACTGTCATCGTCAAGGGTAAGGCACCCGTAGCCGAGATGTTCGGATTCGCGAACGACATCCGATCGGCCACGGAAGGTCGCGCGATCTGGACCACCGAGCACGCCGGCTACGAGCGCGTGCCCGAGGAGTTGGAGGAGCAGATCATTCGGGAGATTCGTGAGAGGAAGGGTATGAAGCCGGAGCCCCCGAAGCCGGAGGACTACATCGAGGACTACGGCGGATAA
- a CDS encoding 30S ribosomal protein S7: protein MKVFGKWDPTEVEVRDPGLKDYICLKPMYLPHTGGRHAKKRFGKADVPIVERLINRVMRTEKNTGKKHLAYNIVKKAFDIIHERTGENPIQVLVQALENAAPREETTTIIYGGISYHEAVDSSPQRRLDIALRLITEGAQQRAFRNPKPIEECLAEEIIAAARYDTECYSIRRKEEIERIAEAAR from the coding sequence ATGAAAGTGTTCGGCAAGTGGGACCCCACGGAGGTCGAGGTTCGGGACCCAGGTCTGAAGGACTACATCTGTCTGAAACCGATGTACCTACCACACACCGGCGGTCGTCACGCCAAGAAGCGGTTCGGGAAGGCTGACGTGCCGATTGTAGAGAGGCTGATCAACCGTGTGATGAGGACTGAAAAGAACACCGGCAAGAAGCACCTCGCATACAACATAGTCAAGAAGGCGTTCGACATTATCCACGAGCGGACCGGTGAGAACCCGATCCAGGTTCTGGTGCAGGCCCTGGAGAACGCCGCTCCGAGGGAGGAAACCACCACGATCATTTACGGGGGTATTTCTTACCACGAAGCCGTCGACTCCTCGCCGCAGCGGCGGCTGGACATCGCCCTCCGGCTAATTACGGAGGGCGCTCAGCAGCGGGCGTTCCGCAATCCGAAGCCGATAGAGGAGTGCTTGGCTGAGGAAATCATCGCGGCCGCGAGATACGATACGGAGTGTTACTCCATCCGTCGTAAAGAGGAGATCGAGCGCATCGCTGAGGCAGCCCGATAA
- a CDS encoding 30S ribosomal protein S12, protein MPGKKSPAGEFAARKLREKRKKFRWKDEKYKRRMLKLDEKADPLEGAPQARGIVLEKVGVEAKQPNSAIRKCVRVQLIKNGKQVTAFCPGDGAIDYIDEHDEVVIEGIGGPKGRAKGDIPGVRYKVVKVNDVALSELLKGKIEKPMR, encoded by the coding sequence ATGCCGGGCAAGAAGAGTCCAGCTGGGGAGTTCGCGGCCCGTAAGCTCAGGGAGAAGCGTAAGAAGTTCAGGTGGAAGGACGAGAAGTACAAACGTAGGATGTTGAAGCTCGACGAGAAGGCGGACCCGCTGGAGGGCGCACCTCAGGCGCGTGGAATCGTGCTAGAGAAGGTCGGGGTCGAGGCGAAGCAGCCCAACTCCGCGATCCGTAAGTGCGTGCGCGTCCAGTTGATCAAGAACGGTAAGCAGGTCACCGCGTTCTGTCCCGGCGACGGTGCGATCGACTACATCGACGAGCACGATGAGGTAGTTATCGAGGGTATCGGAGGTCCCAAGGGTCGAGCTAAGGGAGATATCCCGGGCGTCCGATACAAGGTTGTGAAGGTGAACGACGTAGCTCTGTCCGAGCTACTGAAAGGTAAAATCGAGAAGCCGATGCGTTAA
- a CDS encoding NusA-like transcription termination signal-binding factor has product MAVKLETEQIRMIALFESLTGAHVLDCVIDDEHNRAIFVVKEGQIGLAIGKKGQNVRRVQEQLGMDVEVVEHSEDPEKFIRNALFPARVKSVRVTERGNKKVAIVDVPESERGRVIGKGGRNIKKARILARRHHGIHDIVVT; this is encoded by the coding sequence TTGGCGGTTAAACTGGAAACCGAACAGATCCGTATGATTGCGCTCTTCGAGAGCCTAACCGGGGCGCACGTGTTGGACTGCGTGATCGACGACGAGCACAACAGAGCGATCTTCGTGGTAAAGGAAGGACAGATAGGATTGGCGATCGGTAAGAAGGGTCAGAACGTACGTCGAGTTCAGGAACAGCTCGGGATGGATGTAGAAGTCGTGGAGCACTCCGAGGATCCGGAGAAGTTCATCCGAAACGCCCTGTTTCCGGCGCGCGTGAAGAGCGTTCGGGTGACGGAGCGCGGGAACAAGAAAGTAGCGATAGTGGACGTGCCGGAGTCCGAGAGAGGCCGGGTTATCGGTAAAGGGGGAAGGAACATAAAGAAGGCACGGATCCTCGCGAGGAGACACCATGGAATCCACGATATCGTCGTCACGTGA